A DNA window from Citrobacter tructae contains the following coding sequences:
- a CDS encoding sensor histidine kinase produces the protein MHEIFNMLLAVFDRAALMLFCLFFLIRIRLFRELLHKSAHSPKELLAVTAIFSMFALFSTWSGVPVEGSLVNVRIIAVMSGGILFGPWVGIITGVIAGIHRYLIDIGGVTALPCFITSILAGCIAGWINCKIPKAQHWRAGILGGMLCESLTMILVIAWAPTTELGLDIVSKIGIPMILGSVCIGFIVMLVQSVEGEKEASAAKQAKLALDIANKTLPLFRQVNSESLRQVCEIIRHDIYADAVAITNTQHVLAYVGVGELNYRDNDDFVSPTTQQAINYGKIIIKNNDEAHRTPEIHSMLVIPLWEKGVVTGTLKIYYCHAHQITSSLQEMAIGLSQIISTQLEVSRAEQLREMANKAELRALQSKINPHFLFNALNAISSSVRLNPDTARQLIFNLSRYLRYNIELKDDEQIDIKKELYQIKDYIAIEQARFGDKLTVIYDIDEEVSCYIPSLLIQPLVENAIVHGIQPCKGKGVVTISVAECGNRVRIAVRDTGHGIDPKVIERVESNEMPGNKIGLLNVHHRVKLLYGEGLHIRRLEPGTEIAFYVPNQHSPAAAPATLLL, from the coding sequence AGTCAGCCCACTCGCCAAAAGAGCTGCTCGCCGTTACCGCGATTTTCTCCATGTTTGCCCTGTTCAGCACCTGGTCCGGGGTACCGGTCGAAGGTTCCCTGGTGAACGTGCGTATCATTGCAGTGATGTCGGGGGGGATCCTGTTCGGCCCGTGGGTTGGCATCATTACCGGCGTCATCGCGGGCATCCATCGCTACCTGATCGACATTGGCGGCGTCACCGCCCTGCCGTGCTTTATCACCAGTATTCTGGCAGGCTGTATTGCCGGCTGGATCAACTGTAAGATCCCCAAAGCGCAGCACTGGCGTGCCGGTATTTTAGGCGGGATGCTGTGCGAATCGTTGACCATGATCCTGGTAATCGCCTGGGCTCCCACCACCGAACTGGGGCTGGATATTGTCTCGAAAATCGGTATTCCGATGATCCTCGGCAGCGTCTGTATTGGCTTTATCGTAATGCTGGTTCAAAGCGTTGAAGGCGAAAAAGAAGCCAGCGCCGCCAAGCAAGCCAAGCTGGCGCTGGATATTGCCAACAAAACTCTGCCGCTCTTTCGCCAGGTCAACAGCGAGTCGTTACGTCAGGTGTGTGAAATTATTCGCCACGATATTTATGCAGACGCGGTCGCCATCACCAATACCCAGCACGTTCTGGCCTATGTTGGCGTGGGAGAACTGAATTACCGCGATAACGATGACTTCGTCAGCCCGACTACGCAACAGGCGATCAATTACGGAAAAATCATCATAAAAAACAATGATGAAGCGCATCGCACGCCGGAAATCCACTCTATGCTGGTTATCCCACTCTGGGAGAAAGGCGTCGTAACCGGCACGCTGAAGATTTACTACTGCCACGCCCACCAAATCACCTCCTCGCTACAGGAAATGGCCATCGGCCTGTCGCAAATTATCTCGACTCAGTTGGAGGTTTCTCGTGCTGAACAGCTACGTGAAATGGCAAATAAGGCAGAGCTTCGCGCGCTGCAAAGTAAAATAAATCCCCATTTCCTGTTTAACGCGCTGAACGCAATTTCGTCGTCAGTACGGCTTAACCCGGACACCGCACGACAGCTCATTTTCAATTTGTCGCGTTACCTTCGCTATAATATTGAATTGAAAGACGATGAGCAGATCGACATCAAAAAAGAGCTGTATCAAATCAAGGATTACATCGCCATTGAACAGGCCCGTTTCGGCGATAAACTGACGGTTATTTATGATATTGATGAAGAGGTAAGCTGCTATATTCCCAGCCTGCTGATTCAGCCGCTGGTAGAGAACGCCATCGTCCACGGTATTCAGCCTTGTAAAGGAAAAGGCGTGGTCACCATAAGCGTCGCAGAGTGCGGTAATCGGGTGCGTATTGCTGTGCGGGATACGGGCCACGGTATCGATCCAAAAGTGATTGAACGGGTCGAATCCAATGAAATGCCGGGCAATAAAATTGGTCTGTTGAATGTGCATCATCGCGTTAAGCTGCTCTACGGCGAAGGCTTACATATCCGCCGCCTTGAACCAGGCACTGAGATTGCCTTTTATGTGCCTAATCAGCACTCGCCCGCAGCCGCACCGGCCACATTATTGCTTTAA